A single Scleropages formosus chromosome 4, fSclFor1.1, whole genome shotgun sequence DNA region contains:
- the LOC108932908 gene encoding receptor-type tyrosine-protein phosphatase epsilon-like isoform X2 has protein sequence MRKNSFYNFRWLRKQRKADVSAVDMKVPNGFLEEQEQQTVVLLPQPPPTAAAAPKRYSAISLECLEDEYRLRSADDGKLFREEYNALPASYAEGTCEEANKDHNQEKNRYPNILPYDHSRVVLEDPDGIPGSDYINASYIDGYKDKNKFIAAQGPKQDTVADFWRMIWERKTATIVMLTNLKERKEEKCCQYWPDQGCWSYGNIRVAVEDFTVLVDYTIRKFCVQHQAGDGSKAPRLVTQMHFTSWPDFGVPFSPIGMLKFLKKVKAVNPPHAGPIVVHCSAGVGRTGTFIVIDAMIDMMHMEQKIDVFGFVSKIRDQRSQLVQTDMQYSFIYLALLEYYLYGDTELDVCSLEGHLQKLHNTSVPLDRVGLEEEFRKLTNVRIMKEDMRTGNLPANMKKNRVLQIIPYDFNRVILSMKRGQEFTDYINASFIDGYRQKDYFIATQGPLASTVEDFWRMVWEWKCHSVVVLTELQEREQEKCFQYWPAEGSMTYGDCTVEAKGDTLCDTFNLRDMLLKYEPEQETRLIRHFHFHGWPEIGIPTEGKGMIDLIAAVQKQQQQSGNHPIVVHCSAGAGRTGTFIALSNILERVKAEGLLDVFQTVKSLRMQRPHMVQTVEQYDFCYRVVQDFVDIFSDYANFK, from the exons ATgagaaaaaacagcttttacaaCTTCAGATG GTTAAGAAAACAGAGGAAGGCAGACGTCAGCGCTGTGGACATGAAGGTGCCAAATGGCTTTCTGGAGGAACAAG AACAACAGACTGTGGTGCTTTTACCACAACCGCCccctactgctgctgctgcccccaAGAGGTACTCGGCCATTTCTCTGGAGTGCCTGGAAGACGAATACAGGCTGCGCTCGGCCGACGACGGCAAGCTCTTCCGCGAGGAGTACAAC GCCTTGCCTGCCAGTTATGCCGAAGGCACGTGTGAAGAAGCCAACAAGGATCACAACCAAGAGAAGAACCGATATCCCAACATCCTTCCCT ATGACCATTCTCGTGTAGTCTTGGAGGATCCAGATGGAATTCCTGGCTCAGATTACATAAATGCCTCCTACATTGAT GGTTACAAAGACAAGAACAAGTTCATTGCAGCACAAG GACCGAAGCAGGACACGGTGGCAGACTTCTGGAGGATGATATGGGAGCGGAAGACGGCGACCATCGTGATGCTGACtaatttgaaagaaagaaaagag GAAAAATGCTGTCAGTACTGGCCTGATCAGGGATGCTGGAGCTACGGGAACATCCGGGTGGCAGTGGAGGACTTTACCGTGCTGGTGGACTACACGATCCGCAAGTTCTGTGTGCAGCAT CAGGCTGGCGACGGCTCCAAGGCCCCGCGGCTCGTCACCCAGATGCACTTCACCAGCTGGCCTGACTTCGGCGTGCCCTTCTCCCCCATCGGCATGCTCAAGTTCCTCAAGAAGGTGAAGGCAGTGAACCCGCCGCACGCGGGCCCGATCGTCGTGCATTGCAG TGCCGGGGTGGGCCGGACAGGGACCTTCATCGTCATCGACGCCATGATCGACATGATGCACATGGAGCAAAAGATTGATGTCTTCGGCTTTGTGTCCAAAATCCGAGATCAGCGTTCGCAGCTCGTGCAGACGGAT ATGCAGTACTCATTCATATACCTGGCGCTGCTGGAGTACTACCTGTACGGCGACACCGAGCTCGACGTCTGCTCTCTGGAGGGACATCTGCAGAAGCTCCACAACACGAGCGTGCCGCTCGACAGGGTCGGCCTGGAGGAGGAGTTCAGA AAACTGACCAATGTTAGGATAATGAAAGAGGACATGAGAACAGGGAACCTGCCAGCCAACATGAAGAAGAACCGTGTTCTTCAGATCATTCCCT ATGATTTCAACAGAgttatcctgtccatgaaacgAGGGCAGGAATTTACAGATTACATAAATGCGTCCTTCATAGAC GGCTACAGGCAGAAGGACTACTTCATCGCTACCCAGGGGCCCCTGGCCAGTACGGTGGAGGACTTCTGGAGGATGGTGTGGGAGTGGAAGTGTCACTCTGTGGTCGTGCTGACTGAGCTGCAGGAGAGGGAGCAG GAAAAGTGCTTCCAGTACtggccagcagagggcagtaTGACATATGGTGACTGTACTGTGGAGGCCAAGGGGGACACCTTGTGTGACACCTTCAACTTGCGGGATATGCTTCTTAAATATGAGCCA GAGCAGGAGACGCGCCTCATTCGGCACTTCCACTTCCACGGCTGGCCGGAGATTGGCATCCCAACCGAGGGCAAGGGGATGATTGACCTCATTGCCGCcgtgcagaagcagcagcagcagtcaggGAACCACCCCATTGTTGTGCACTGCAG tgctggagccggccggACGGGCACCTTCATAGCCCTGAGCAACATCCTGGAGCGGGTGAAGGCCGAGGGCCTGCTGGACGTCTTCCAGACCGTGAAGAGCTTGCGAATGCAGAGGCCACACATGGTGCAGACGGTG